One Natrinema halophilum genomic window carries:
- a CDS encoding RNA methyltransferase, translating to MTEEPSTALNITDRTSPAVAVVDAQSPGNVGTIARAMKNFGFEELLLVDPPELDPDGEAYGFAGHAREDVLPGADEISFESLVENYHTVGCTAVTNEDDSSHVRFPYTTPADLADRLPSVEASTALVFGRERVGLTNEELARIDEICSIPANADYPVLNLGQAATITLYELRTLTLGDETQLPDIERVRAPEPTLERFYDQWAALLEEINHPKEKREKTMRMVRRVFGRADLTEREANTLLGLLRRATERPADE from the coding sequence ATGACTGAGGAACCGTCCACCGCCCTCAACATCACGGATCGAACGTCGCCTGCCGTTGCAGTCGTCGACGCCCAGTCGCCCGGAAACGTCGGGACAATCGCTCGCGCCATGAAGAATTTCGGCTTCGAGGAACTGTTGCTGGTCGATCCCCCCGAACTCGACCCCGACGGCGAAGCCTACGGCTTCGCAGGCCACGCTCGAGAGGACGTGCTCCCCGGTGCCGACGAGATCAGTTTCGAGTCCCTCGTCGAGAACTACCATACGGTCGGCTGTACGGCAGTGACGAACGAGGACGACAGCAGCCACGTTCGGTTTCCGTACACGACCCCGGCCGACCTGGCCGACCGATTGCCATCTGTCGAGGCATCGACTGCGCTCGTGTTCGGTCGCGAGCGCGTCGGATTGACGAACGAGGAACTCGCCCGAATCGACGAAATTTGCTCGATTCCCGCGAATGCCGACTACCCCGTTTTGAATCTCGGACAGGCCGCTACGATTACCTTGTACGAACTTCGCACGCTCACGCTCGGAGACGAGACGCAGTTGCCTGACATAGAGCGCGTCCGCGCACCCGAACCGACTCTCGAACGGTTCTACGACCAGTGGGCTGCGCTGCTCGAGGAAATCAATCACCCGAAAGAAAAACGCGAGAAGACGATGCGGATGGTACGTCGCGTGTTCGGTCGGGCCGATCTGACCGAACGCGAGGCGAACACGCTGCTCGGGCTCCTCCGACGAGCAACCGAACGGCCGGCGGACGAGTGA
- a CDS encoding Cdc6/Cdc18 family protein, producing MSANDDRDPLFRYDDPVFADERLLEITHLPGPDRIVGRDEQMQRVADALNPAIFGSEPNHLFIFGKTGTGKSLISRSVTQRVITEAQHDDVTVKYAFIDCGEQNTEASIVKTIAQIVNVSETSGVTVPDRGLGTGDYYKRLWQAIDHCTDVTIVILDEIDMLEDDEVLRKLSRAGENRRISDSSIGIIGISNKIDFPDHLSERVKSSLSRDELVFSPYDANQLVEILEKRRDAFHDGVLSDDVIPLTAALAAQEHGDARKAIDILRNAGRIAKKRNDTRVTADHVRDAKEKTEADRFNELIEGSPQQAKAILYSLTLLTENSSEKEFPTKIIYNQYKEVARQLDFDVLSERRVQEILQEQNFLNVIQSEREGRGRGRGAHAKHRLLENPSIVKKVLLRDSRLAVLEDE from the coding sequence ATGTCCGCCAACGACGATCGAGACCCGCTCTTTCGGTACGACGATCCCGTCTTCGCCGACGAGCGCCTGCTCGAGATCACGCACCTTCCAGGTCCAGACCGGATCGTCGGTCGTGACGAGCAAATGCAACGGGTTGCGGACGCCCTGAATCCGGCAATTTTCGGGAGCGAGCCCAACCACTTGTTTATATTCGGCAAGACCGGCACCGGTAAATCGCTTATCTCGCGGTCGGTTACCCAGCGGGTGATAACCGAAGCCCAGCACGACGACGTCACCGTGAAGTACGCTTTCATCGATTGCGGCGAACAGAATACGGAGGCGTCGATAGTCAAGACGATCGCTCAGATCGTCAACGTCTCGGAGACGAGCGGGGTTACGGTCCCCGACCGCGGCCTCGGAACTGGCGATTATTACAAGCGCCTTTGGCAGGCCATCGACCACTGCACTGACGTCACCATCGTTATCCTCGACGAAATCGATATGCTCGAGGACGACGAGGTCCTCCGAAAGCTCTCTCGGGCCGGCGAAAACCGGCGTATCTCCGACTCGAGCATCGGTATCATCGGTATCTCGAACAAGATCGATTTTCCGGATCACCTTTCGGAGCGCGTGAAATCGAGCCTCTCGCGGGATGAGCTCGTCTTTTCGCCGTACGACGCCAACCAGCTCGTCGAAATCCTCGAGAAACGTCGCGACGCCTTTCACGACGGGGTGTTATCCGACGACGTCATTCCACTGACGGCCGCTCTAGCGGCCCAGGAACACGGTGACGCACGCAAAGCGATCGACATTCTTCGTAACGCAGGTCGGATCGCAAAGAAACGAAACGACACCCGTGTGACCGCAGATCACGTCCGAGATGCAAAGGAAAAGACCGAAGCCGACCGTTTCAACGAGTTGATCGAAGGGTCACCGCAGCAAGCGAAAGCGATACTCTATTCGTTGACTCTGCTTACCGAAAACAGCTCCGAGAAGGAGTTTCCGACGAAGATCATCTACAACCAGTACAAGGAGGTCGCTCGCCAGCTCGACTTCGACGTCCTCTCGGAACGTCGCGTCCAGGAAATCCTCCAGGAACAAAACTTCCTCAACGTGATCCAGTCCGAGCGAGAGGGGCGCGGTCGCGGACGCGGTGCACACGCGAAACACCGCTTGCTCGAGAACCCGTCGATCGTCAAGAAGGTCCTCCTTCGTGATTCACGGCTGGCCGTCCTCGAGGACGAGTAA
- the folP gene encoding dihydropteroate synthase, which translates to MNSVDAAGLGIGDDYPPRIMGVLNVSEESPYDPSVYDDPGEAARYVDEDLIGEGADIVDIGLESANKRFDVLSADEELERLHVALETIESVSGDAIFSIETRYAAVADEALSQGFDMVNDICGFADPAMPTVCEEYDVAVAKMASPPDLERPGAVEETDWSSRKSPTWARRSDYVDAVFEALKQNGLTDKTIVDPAFGSWSDAKTLEDDRNTFRRLREFRALGQPMLVSINRKNFLGEIADRETDKRLPVSLAATSMAIERGAHVIRTHDVAETRDAALVGEAFTARSSASADGITLSQLDVQSTREFRSQLRERGIDPAFADERQSQLIEIDSLGLDASDRLRSVAAEHDTVVRRVGDDRLLLVGSTKAVSDIAGRFAAERGTLGKLGAKLSEVLR; encoded by the coding sequence ATGAACAGCGTCGATGCCGCCGGCCTGGGGATCGGTGACGACTACCCGCCCCGGATTATGGGCGTGTTGAACGTCAGCGAGGAGTCCCCCTACGATCCGAGCGTCTACGACGATCCAGGCGAGGCGGCGCGCTACGTCGACGAGGACTTGATCGGCGAAGGCGCTGACATCGTCGATATCGGCCTCGAATCGGCCAACAAGCGATTCGATGTACTTTCCGCCGACGAAGAACTCGAACGACTTCACGTTGCACTCGAAACGATCGAGAGCGTGTCGGGGGATGCGATCTTCTCGATCGAGACGCGCTACGCTGCGGTGGCCGACGAGGCGCTCTCGCAGGGGTTCGACATGGTCAACGACATTTGCGGGTTCGCTGACCCCGCAATGCCGACCGTTTGCGAGGAGTACGACGTTGCCGTCGCGAAGATGGCGAGTCCGCCGGACCTCGAACGGCCGGGTGCCGTCGAGGAAACCGACTGGTCATCTCGAAAGTCGCCAACGTGGGCGAGACGTTCGGACTACGTCGACGCCGTTTTCGAAGCGCTCAAACAAAACGGACTAACGGACAAGACGATCGTCGACCCCGCTTTCGGCAGCTGGAGCGACGCGAAGACGCTCGAGGACGATCGGAACACCTTCCGTCGTCTTCGAGAATTCCGAGCGCTCGGCCAACCGATGCTCGTCTCGATCAACCGAAAGAATTTCTTGGGCGAAATAGCGGACCGCGAGACGGATAAACGGTTGCCGGTCAGTCTCGCAGCGACTTCGATGGCCATCGAGCGAGGCGCACACGTGATCAGGACCCACGACGTGGCCGAAACGCGAGATGCGGCTCTCGTGGGTGAAGCGTTTACTGCGCGCTCGAGTGCATCCGCCGACGGAATTACGCTCTCGCAACTTGACGTCCAATCGACGCGCGAATTCAGGTCTCAGCTTCGAGAGCGAGGTATCGATCCCGCCTTCGCTGACGAACGGCAGTCGCAATTGATAGAGATAGACAGTCTCGGTTTGGACGCGAGCGATCGATTGCGGTCGGTCGCCGCGGAACACGATACGGTCGTCCGTCGTGTGGGTGATGACCGGCTCTTACTCGTGGGTTCGACGAAAGCCGTTTCCGATATCGCAGGTCGGTTCGCCGCTGAGAGGGGGACTCTCGGTAAGCTCGGTGCGAAGCTATCAGAAGTACTGCGTTAA
- a CDS encoding 6-hydroxymethylpterin diphosphokinase MptE-like protein, translating to MEFDEWEPVYEAILDDFGYDRTGDERGRERLESLLEETYDPAELAILRDATVAVAGAGPSLETDRNLDRVRDADVVLAASTAVDVLVSEDIDVECMVTDLDKNPETVERLTDAGVPVAVHGHGDNLDAIRNVVPNCRHEYVLPTTQTEPRGIVRNFGGFTDGDRAAFLADHFGAAELVFVGWDFDDPTVDRTKARKLEWAERLLYWLETRRMDHFSILDGRRDGIVTDGIPIES from the coding sequence ATGGAGTTCGACGAGTGGGAACCCGTCTACGAGGCAATTCTCGACGATTTCGGCTACGATCGAACCGGCGACGAACGAGGACGGGAGCGTCTCGAATCGCTTCTCGAGGAAACCTACGATCCCGCCGAACTGGCGATTCTTCGAGATGCAACCGTCGCCGTAGCGGGAGCCGGTCCGTCGCTCGAGACGGACCGAAACCTCGACCGTGTACGCGATGCCGACGTCGTCCTCGCGGCGTCGACCGCCGTGGACGTCCTCGTATCCGAGGATATCGACGTCGAGTGCATGGTGACGGACCTCGACAAGAACCCGGAAACCGTCGAACGACTCACCGACGCGGGCGTTCCGGTCGCGGTCCACGGCCATGGTGACAACCTCGACGCGATTCGGAACGTCGTCCCGAACTGCCGTCACGAGTACGTTCTGCCGACGACTCAGACCGAACCTCGCGGGATCGTCCGAAACTTTGGCGGCTTCACCGACGGTGATCGAGCGGCGTTTCTCGCGGACCACTTCGGCGCCGCCGAACTCGTTTTCGTCGGCTGGGATTTCGACGACCCCACGGTAGACCGGACGAAGGCTCGCAAGCTCGAGTGGGCTGAACGACTCCTCTACTGGCTCGAAACGCGGCGGATGGATCACTTTTCGATACTAGACGGACGACGAGACGGGATCGTGACCGATGGAATCCCGATCGAGTCGTGA
- a CDS encoding MBL fold metallo-hydrolase, producing the protein MTVETVSRIAIGGDVPEGANSAYLVDDRVIVDPGPPTDHAWHTLQNGLDRADVDRLDIEYVLVTHWHADHAGLAPRLAEEADATLAMGADDAPLIGDYAGARERRLERDGSVMRRLGVPERIVANVIANDTVSAIPDRTPVERLRDGETVAGLDVVATPGHTLGHTAFAGDGFLLVGDAILPTTTPNVGGSDTRTLQPEVSGSPSVRGGDDRLIDRDPLAAFRTTLNRLANRPERLLPGHGATVEPARVSEILDHHRARSRRVFEALEARKQATPWDIACDLFGDLEGIHVKFGAGEAAAHLQALEREGRVERATNDPVRYGLTVTRS; encoded by the coding sequence ATGACTGTCGAGACCGTTTCGCGGATCGCCATCGGCGGGGATGTGCCGGAGGGAGCCAACAGTGCGTACCTCGTCGACGACCGTGTTATCGTTGATCCCGGTCCGCCGACTGACCACGCCTGGCACACGTTACAGAATGGACTCGACCGGGCCGACGTCGACCGCCTCGATATCGAGTACGTTCTCGTCACGCACTGGCACGCCGATCACGCAGGCCTCGCTCCCAGACTCGCCGAGGAAGCGGATGCGACCCTCGCCATGGGTGCCGACGACGCGCCGCTGATCGGCGACTACGCTGGCGCGCGCGAGCGCCGCCTCGAGCGAGATGGGTCGGTGATGCGACGTCTCGGGGTGCCAGAACGTATTGTCGCGAACGTCATCGCGAACGACACCGTATCCGCGATTCCCGACAGAACGCCCGTCGAACGACTCAGGGATGGAGAGACCGTCGCGGGGCTCGACGTCGTCGCGACGCCCGGCCACACGCTTGGCCACACTGCCTTCGCAGGGGACGGATTCCTGCTGGTCGGCGACGCCATATTGCCGACGACGACTCCGAACGTCGGAGGCAGCGACACTCGAACCCTCCAACCAGAGGTGAGCGGGTCGCCGTCGGTCCGGGGCGGCGACGACAGACTGATCGATCGCGATCCGCTTGCGGCATTCCGGACGACGTTGAACCGTCTCGCGAATCGGCCCGAGCGGCTCCTGCCCGGCCACGGAGCCACAGTCGAACCCGCCCGGGTGTCGGAAATTCTTGATCACCATCGAGCCCGCTCCCGACGGGTGTTCGAGGCGCTCGAGGCTCGAAAACAGGCGACGCCGTGGGACATCGCTTGCGATCTGTTCGGCGACCTCGAGGGGATCCACGTCAAGTTCGGCGCTGGCGAAGCAGCAGCACACCTGCAGGCACTCGAGCGCGAAGGGAGAGTCGAGCGGGCTACAAACGATCCGGTTCGGTACGGACTCACCGTCACGCGCTCGTAA